ATGGAGGGGTGCGCCTTCGTGAACGTTGCGTGCCATAAGTcttgataaaagaaaaaaaaagtgaggagctGTCGCATAGCTCTGACCCGTTTTCTACAAGGGCGCCTGTTTTAAAGAGAGAGTGCTCCATCTACAATAAAGCATTCAGCATGGCAAAAGTTATCAGGCGCTGTAAGTACTGCGCGGCGAGGCCGCTCCCTTGGTGGCGCGAGGGAACTCGggaggctgtgaaattgaactgtctcctactatgaggtacTATGAATACTCATATAAGGCCCCGACTTCAGTGagcaattcttcgaggtcacacgaagtttcttgaagtgcaagtATTAATAAAAGTATTAATAAAATTAGTATTAATAAAAGTTAGcttgtcatccttcttcacagagtggaaggacactgctttttttttttttgcttctgatATTTGTTAGGGCGGGAGCTGCCCAGCGCCAGGAACCCTCCGCAACGCGAGCGTGTAGGTCGAATACCGCGTGTCCTCTGCTATAGGGCGTTCCGAGAAGGCACAAAAGGCGATCCTCGCTATCAAAGCAGGGGATGTGTAGTAGAGAAAAGCATTAGTTATGTGGTCACCCTGTTATataagaaaatttagcttcagctggtagtttgtacactcttaggcaaagttacaccctttggcttgccccttctgccacacaacaataatcgtcatctgccttgatgcgtttcctttctttaacgctgcgagcccggaactttccagcaacgaacggcacgcgcgttatcagcatagaacagtttacaccctttggagtgccccttctgataacacgcgtgccgttcgttactggaaagttccgggctcgcagcgttagagaaaggaaacgcatcaaggcagatgacgattattgttgtgtggcagaaggggcaagccaaagggtgtaactttgcctaagagtgtaggctGCTTTAATATTGTTGgctgcactgtcttcgggatcggcccactaaAGAGGCTAGAAACACCCGATATAGCAAATTGTGTGGGAGGAGGAGGGGGCAACCCGCTAAGAAAACACTGTATTTAAAAGAAGAGAAGCCATGCATATTTCTTCTATGGGCCGGTTTGTGTGGACGGTGTAGCCTACACTGACCGAAGTCACCTATATTCTGGACCTGCAGTCTCGGACTACAACATAACCGACGCTGAGCATGCTTTCACCTAAGCTCAAAACCCTCTGAGCTGCGGGTAAGGAATGAATTTATCCATTCTAAGCAGCGTATACTCACGAACGAGGACAACTCAGTCCTATTCCGTTCATGCGTTGCTTATAGAATGCAAGGTATTCTTTTAATGTTGATTATTATATGTCAGCATCTGTTATTATTAATTTGCCTGTAAACGGTGCATTCTTTCATGAGGAAAATGAAGGTTGAGTTCGccgtttcttttttcagtttcgcGCGGGAAACCTCTGCACCTGTAACGTTATTGTGACGTCACGTATTTCAATGCTTATGCTTGTATCTGGGCCGTTGTTGGCGCAGGAAAAGCTTTCGAAACTTGCGCTGTGTTGGATTTTCTGCTACATTTAGAACGCAGTCaggttacccgccgtggtcgcttagtggctatggtgttcggctgctataagcacgaggtcgcggtatcgaatcccgaccacggcggccgcatttcgatgggggcgaaatgcgaaaacacccgtgtacttagatttaggtgcgcgttaaagaaccgcaggtgatctaaatttccggagtccctcactacggcgtgcctcataatcggaaagtggtttttgcacgtaaaagcccataactaaaaaaaaaacgcagtcaGGTCATCAACCTGCTGGGCACGAGAAAACGCTGCCGAAAAGGATAACGTTGCGCCTAGCTCACACGGGAATTTCAAAGCCGCGTCATCGGGAGGTCTTGCATCTTACTTTTTGTTTGGCTTCCTGCGCCTCCTGCGGGAATGAAAATTGACGTTTTGCTGTTACAGGAACATAACGTAGTTCCACAACTTAATACTCCTTGCTGCCCCATTAGGTGCTGCCAAAAATCGGTGTTACCTGTCCTGACAATAACGACATGCCAGCTCACCCATCACAGAAATGAGACGGAATCGTGAGTCGAAACATACTTGCAGGttttttttgttctgttctgCTTATTTCTCCTGACAAAAAACGTGATGATGGCACCTGTGACAGATGCCACAAAATCAAGACGTCACAGCCGTTAACAGCTATCGttacgaaaaataaaaagaatactATAGAAACAGGGGAGGGGAGGGGACTGATAGACTTACTTATTTAGAGTTTCTTTTTAAAGCGTTCTAGGTTGATTTCCTTGTATTTCTATCTTTCTGCCACTAGATTTTATTATCTGTAAGCGATAAATTTGGAATCGCTAATTCACCGTCTTTTTCCCGTTCATCTTGACCATCGTATCTAAGGCTATCTCCCCATTGTAGGTATGCACCAAATACATGGCTAAGCAAGTCTTCCGGAACAGTACCGAGGGAAGTTCCCGGTGTCTCTGAAGTGTGAGTTATCAGGGAAGCTAAAATTGTATTTTCACTATCTATTTAGTAAGGACAAGTtagttacttctttttttcacgcTACGGATGACAAGCTAAAGGACGTCCAACAAGGCCACTTATCAAATGACTCTGGCGAGGCCCATGCCTAGCTTTAGTAGGTGCAGCAAGAATGCTAAGTTGAGCGAGCTGGCTAACAGTGACTGGCCGCGTGAAATAAACGGGGGAAagattcagtgcccttccactctgtgactaaggatgaccagtgaagctgtgtatgtgacccctcaatggcgaactgcacctccgtcgcgggtcggcccggcattgcactgtcttcgggatttCTTTCCTACACGCAGACACGATAGTGAGGAAAGTAGccattaacagcttcgctgtaaaagtatgCCAGGAGAAATTCGCAACGACTATTTCACACAGGTGGCGCTCTGTCGACGAGGGAAGCTGGCGTTTGCTTCACGAACGCGACCTTTTCTACGATACTGACACGTGGTGACCATTACGGCAGCACAGCATTTCCTGTTAAAATTTTAGTCCCTGACACAGACCAGATTTCAGCTGGCacagtgcttcttttttgtttcacgGGTAGCATCTTCATTGGGGATTTAGCCTCGTTCTCGCACTCGCCCTCGATAGAGCCTCGGTGCCGGACAAATATCTTTAGATAACAGCACTGCTCACAGCTGTGACGTCATGAAAGAAAGACGACAGATCCATGCATTCCACTAAGAGTAGATGGAGTCGTCTAGGGTTGCAATTTTTCTCACACAGCACGGTACATTGTTGATGTACTGTCGATGACTCTGAAAATGATCGCGACAGTTAGTGAATGCACTAGCGGAAGTGCACCTTCTATAGACAGGACGTTTACTCATCGTCTAGCCCCTTTTCTCCTTTCCCCATTGCAAGATGACCAACCGAGCTCAGTCTGGTCAATTTTCTTACATTTCCCTTACCATTTCTCTTGTCTCCATTTCCAACAGGCGAAGCCATGACGACTCTCTTTTTTTCGTGTTATACGTCATTGGTCTCGTGTATGTCACCGGCGATGCGTCCGACCAGCTTCCAGGTGACGCTTGACGTCTGGGCGCCCAAGCTGTGCACGGCCGACGTCGTGGACGTGCTCGCGAGCTTCACAACGCCGGCATCTGTCAACGTTGCGACGCGAAGATGGCATCCCCTGACGACATCCGCCGAACTGCAAGCCGAAGCTTCCACAAGGTAAGCGATATACCCTAGGGAATTTGCAAGCTCGGCAACATTGAAGAAATTTTCCTACTTCGAAGTGGCTTATACGTATGAACTAGAAGAGtaggcacgttttttttttgtttttgattcAGCCGCTCTTACCTCAAGTTTACCGCCAGCATTGATTCTTGGACTTATCTCTATAAGAACCACAAACTAGCGGATAGCGAACTTCTGAAACTGATTTAGAATGTTTATCGCTGGATTATTCAGCCTGTTAAACAAGCAGCCGCCAAGCACAGTTAGCGATGCATGACCATGCTCTCTGAGTCGAATCCTGAGGCGTTTCTTCGTCTCAGTCTGAAAAATTTATTGTTCAAAGTGCCTGTTTTTGAGCGCGTAGAGTTACAAAAGTTACAATGAATCCTTGGTTCATACATCTAATCCAACCCAGTTCACTTCGTAAAACGTGaagttgttttctttatgaaagcATTTAATAACCACTTTGTGGAAGGTGTAAATCCCACACCATCAAAATTCGGAAATATTGGAGGGGTCTTTCTAGGATCCGTAGTTCGGTCGCACTGCAATTGGTACTacatactgttagatatggagctggttcctgcgattacttcgagttccccagaccacatcggattgcagcacagctaattgaggaatgcagaagcaggaaagcgcattccagagaagcggccgagcagacaagtttaaggcaacgagtttacatgccaacaagttcgtgcgccgccgggattagcaggtgggcatccgacaatgaagcaggtgcagccctccccttctctttgttcgaagtgcattgccagtctgcgatgcaagaccgcagcaagccgccaggtgtgacaccacgacacgggcgcctaccattggctgaaagtggcgtcatcggagtggactctcccattggtcaaacatgacgtgacttgcagtgctcgaagggtttataagaagccttccagagagacctgagcatcctgggacatgccctgattccctgtttcacctctctcgaacctcttgccgcgggccgcagcgtccgagttgctgccggcccgtaatgtcagtacgcctGTTAcatgactctcacctccctgtatagaatgtaaaaTAAATCATCTCGACGTCCGTACCCcaaaccctacatctggttggcagcggtaggatcgcctccgaatacatcaactggtggcagcgctacgaatcaaccttcgtccagagagatcgtaaggaaccgggaagagcgaagaagagagagccttcgtcgaaagaggtccgaagagactgggagtatcgaagaaggagcgagccttcgacccagggagtccggaaggaaccgggaacagcggacaaatgaaccggatggcagggtgctgcaaccgtaagtgagcgcgtggttttttttccttatgattcgccagactcaaaggttgtgtgttcaattttgatagttctgggaatcgggagtttgttgcattgtgtgtttgcacaaattgattaaggaaaacagttttaaccacctgtcggggcagctgccatggatcttagaaggttgacgaggttggacttgttgttggtgtgcgacgatttgggagttgaggcggacgaacggatggaaacgccagctatcataaaggcgattaatgatagtggcaatgatcacaaaagcattgagcttgcttgggaggtgatacaggagccacgggagcgtgtgcgtcgtgtacgtttgcgggagcgtcgtgagcttaggagtgagcttaagcgtgaagaacgcgagaatgaacggaagcaggagcttcaagaacttgctcttaggtgtgagcgtcacggacgtgagaatgaacgcgaacgtgagcgagaggaaaagtatgcgagagagaaggcagcactgatcaaagagatagagtattgtgatcagttattggcacaaaGACAACGGCtttctgagaattctgtaggaagtacagagcgaaagaatgaggaagcatctagcagattttcgccagaagccgacgaaaagagtagtgcctgtgagattggctgcagattcataggaaaagggaaaaggctagctgctaacgatgccttagtggcaacagaggccgttaaaggccggagtgagagcgacgaggtgctgtgccaacagatgactgtggagacagctaggccagctgcgaacaaattggcacagttaccgagcgtgtgcgtcgctggtaatgttagcgaggttgctagcgaagaaaagggtacttctgacccgacagaagcgagcacccatgtagagccagatgtgcgtgcagaagtgaagtgcgagcgggacgatgcagttgagaatagttcttggggtggcgagctccgtagctctcgagagaacaactgcattgttcagggatcggtgcggctctccgccagtctaggtagcctagagagggatg
This genomic window from Dermacentor albipictus isolate Rhodes 1998 colony chromosome 9, USDA_Dalb.pri_finalv2, whole genome shotgun sequence contains:
- the LOC135911091 gene encoding uncharacterized protein, coding for MLTTDIRNLIVHNWCCQKSVLPVLTITTCQLTHHRNETESFQVTLDVWAPKLCTADVVDVLASFTTPASVNVATRRWHPLTTSAELQAEASTRTQVQGGPAFPPVELNHASFKQHNKG